The Candidatus Methylomirabilota bacterium genome includes a window with the following:
- a CDS encoding VOC family protein → MAQVLGLVTLVVRDYDEALAFYVGTLGFHLVEDSEVPGQTKRWVVVRPPGAGHAAILLARASTPEQIGHVGNQTAGRVFLFLYTDDFERDYAAYQLRGVEFVRPPQDMPYGRVAVFRDLYGNLWDLLQPREGLA, encoded by the coding sequence ATGGCACAGGTTCTCGGTCTGGTGACACTCGTCGTTCGTGACTACGATGAAGCTCTCGCGTTCTACGTCGGGACGCTTGGCTTCCATCTGGTAGAGGACTCCGAAGTACCCGGGCAAACCAAGCGCTGGGTCGTCGTTCGTCCACCGGGTGCGGGGCACGCCGCTATCCTGCTGGCGCGGGCGTCTACGCCGGAGCAGATCGGGCACGTGGGGAACCAGACAGCAGGCCGAGTCTTCCTGTTCTTGTACACAGACGACTTCGAACGCGACTACGCGGCGTACCAGCTCAGAGGCGTCGAGTTCGTGCGTCCGCCGCAAGACATGCCGTACGGGCGCGTGGCCGTGTTCAGGGATTTGTACGGGAACCTATGGGACTTGCTACAACCGCGCGAAGGGCTGGCG